In Sphaerospermopsis torques-reginae ITEP-024, the genomic window GATTTTCAAAAAATTAGCAATTTATGTACCCCGTGTAGTTGAAGAATTTGAACATTTAGTAGGTGTGATGAGTTTAACTATAATCTTCTTGTTTTGGATGGTGTTATCATGATTGGACATTTGATATTAAGATTAACCATTTGGTTTTTATTAACGGCTGATTTTAGTACAACTAATATTATTATTGGGGTAATCATTGCCCTAATTTTACCCAGAGGTTACACATCACGGGCAAAATTAACTGAATGGGTAAAGGTTTTAGGGGAAGTAGTGGTAGCGGTTCTTGTGGCTTTTAAAGAAGCGTTTGAAATTATCATTAATCCCCATCATCATGAGGAAATTATCAGGGAAAAGGTGAAACATAAACATTCTTCCTTGTTGGTGTTTATGGACATATTTTTGATTACATTTACACCTAAAACTATTGTTTTAAACCATGATGAAGAGGGATTTTACGAAGTTCATCATATTAAACCAGGAAGGAAATAATTATGAATTTAGAAATAGTCTTGTTAGGGATGATAGCAGCTTTATTAATTCCCATTTATGAAGCATGGAAAACGGAAAATACTTGGCAGTTAATGTTGGCTTTGGGGAGTATTTCTAGTAAAGTATCTATCATGATTTTAGTGATTTCTGTGGCCAGAGATGATTGGATGATCGGGGTAGTAGGAGCGATTATGTTGAGTGTGGGAAATGCTGGTTTTATGTTATTAGCACAGATTTTAAGAAGGTTAAATGAAGCATGAATAGTAATTAGCTATCAGCTATCAGCTTTCAGTAATCAGATTTCACGAGTTTAAATAAAAGATGAACATGAGGAAAGTTAAATGCAAAATCTTGTGAGTATTATCAGTTATACCTGTATAGGTATAGGTTTATTTTTCTGGTTTTGGGGTACTTCTCATTTAGTTAGCAATAAATCAGTATTATTCAAATTACATGGACTTACTGTGGCTGATACTTTGGGTTCAATGCTGATGATTGTGGGAATTTTAATGAAAATACCTAGTAAATGGCCATTGTTAGTTTTAGGTATTATTTCCTTGGCGATTTGGAATACAATGTTGGGTTATGTAATCGCCTATTGTTCAACTCATGATACAACTATAGAGGCAGAAAATGAATGATTCTTATTTATATATAATTATTGCTTTGTTACCTTTAACTGCGGGTTTATTGATAACTCAAGTTAACCCTTATCATGCGTTAATTTTGCGTGGGGTTTTGGGGGCGATCGCTGCGTTAGTAGATGCGGTTTTAGGTGCAGCAGATGTAGCTTTAACAGAAGCATTAATGGGAACAATGTTATCTGTTGCTTTATATGCGATCGCAGTTCGTTCTTCTTTAGTTTTACGTTTGGGTGTCATTGAAAATCAATCAATCTCAGAAAATCTGATCAGTGATTTTCGTAGCATTTTCAGTAAACATTATATGCGGTTAGAACTTGTACCTTACAACAGTCACCAATGTTTACAAACAGCATTACAGGAAAAAGAAGTTCATGTTACTTGTGCGCCAATATTAGTTAGTGATGAATCTGAGCAAAATTATCAAACAGAAATCAGAGTAAAACGTATTTATCAAATTGTTGAAAGTGAACTTTCAGCACCTAACACAGTTATCAATTATGTTGATGTTGAAGCATCTGAGGAGAAACATTAATGAAAATGAAATGGGTTTATATTTTAGCCGGAATAGCATTATTAGTAAAAATGTTATTCATGTCTGATGCAGTATCTAATTTACCAGAAGTTCTCAATGGAGAAAATGATTTATCAGGTATTATTTTGTTAGATAAGTCCATCACAGAAAAAGTAGTTGCTGAAAGTGGTGTTGTTAATGCAGTATCAGGAATTATTTTCAGAAATCGGCTTTATGATACAATCTTTGAAGTAATTGTATTTACAATTGCCATTTTAGGATGTAACTTTTTATTAGCAAATGAAAATCCATCCTGTACAATTTACCAATTTAAAGATCGCTCATCAGTTATTTTAGCTCGTTTGGGGGCGACAATTGCAGCGTTAGTAGGTATAGAATTAGCAATTAGAGGACATTTAAGCCCTGGTGGTGGTTTTGCTGCGGGTGTAGCGGGTGGAACAGCAATAGGTTTAATTGCAATTACTTCATCCTATCAATGGATGCAGGAAATTTATCAGCGTTATCATGCAGCTATTTGGGAAAAAATTTCCGTTTTAGTTTTTATTGTTTTATCTGTGATTACTTTATCAGGATTAGAGTTACCTCATGGGGAGTTAGGAACACTTTTTAGTGGGGGAATTTTGCCGATTTTAAATATTATCGTGGCTGTGAAAGTGGCCTTAGGTTCTTGGGCGGTGGTTTTGATTTTTATTCGTTATCGGGGTTTGTTGTAATTTGGTGATTGGTGATTGGTGATTGGTGATTGGGTAATAATTACAAATTACAAATTACAAATTACGAACTACGAATTACGAATTACAAAATACTCTTGCAATTTTGCCACCATTTCTGCCCGCGCAGAAACCCCCAATTTCTTAAACATTCTTTTCAAAGCTTGTTTCACAGTATTTTGAGTAATCCAAAGTTTAGCCGCAATTTCCCCATTTGTTAAACCTTGGGCAACTAAAGTGGCAATTTCTAATTCCCTAGCTGTGAGGGGACATTCAACAGCAGGTTTAGCGGTTTTCAACTTAGCGCGGAGAGTGGCAATTTTGGCTGATAAATGAATACATAAAGCACTTAAATCAGCCAAATCATTATTATTAAAAGGAAGACTACCAGGATCACGGGCAAAATTTAAAGTACCCACTAACCGACCATCACAAACTATCGGTCCAGTCATCACGTGTTCATGACGAGTGCAAAAATTTTTCCAATCTTCTGGGGATAAAATTAATTGTTCATGGGTGGGTGCATGACGTTCTAAAACATAGCTTCCCACGGGGTTAGCTTCCAAGCAAACCGCAGGAATTTCGGGAATTTCTATTCCTGTTAATAACTCATTATCGAGAAAAGAAATACCCCAATGTTGCACGCCAAAATGCACGCCGATGGTATCCATCATAGCTTGTTGTAATTCTTGCTCATTTTCAACATGGGCGATCGCTTCAAAAATGGCGTGGAGTGTTTTAGTCATAAGAGTACCCAGTTGGGGACTATGCGAACTGCAATAATTACCTCTATCCTAATATCATCAACAATAAAAAGCTATTATCACTCGTAGCCAGAGGACAAGCATCATGACAGTTACTCAAATCTCTGCCCAAGAACTTTTCCGGGCTGCTTATGAAAACCGTTATACTTGGGATCAAAACTTCCCCGGTTACACCGCAGATATCACTTATAAATATGATGGCCAGGAGTACACTGGCAAAATTCGTATTGACGGAAATCTCAAATGGGAAGTTACAGAAGTAGAAAACGAAGCAGCAAAAAAAGCAATTGATAGCCAAACTTGGGAAATTGCTGTTCACCGTGTACGTCGAACTTTTGAACAAACTCACGGCGAAAATACTTTTAGTTATGGCGAAACAGATGAAACCGGCGCTGTAGAAATTTTTGTAGGCGGAAAATCAGCCGGTGATAAATATAAAGTTCGCAATGATGTAGTTACCCTTGTTCATCGTCATATTCATGGAGTTGTTGTGACTATTAACACTTTCAGCGTTCACGAAACCGGGGCAGGATATCTATCTCACACCTATGATTCTGTATATCATGACCCCAAAACTGGAGTTCAAAAAGGCGGTCGGAGCGAGTTCACAGACGAATATGAAAAAGTAGGAAATTACTACATTCTCAACCGTCGAGAAATTCGCACTGAAACAGAAGGAAATATCTCAATTCAAGAGTTTATTTTCGGTAATCTTGAATTGTTAGGTTAGGGTTTTTTGAATAGATTTTTGAATACTAAATAATCAGCGATCGCTCTGAGTTAATATTAGGGCGATCATTTTTATTTTTTGTTTTGTTGTTACTCACTATAACTCCCTAAATAAAATACGTACTTTGAGTACGTTTACTTAGAATTAACTCCCTCATAGGATAGCTAGACGAACTAAATGTTCGTTTTTTATTGAGGGTATAAATAGATTACGAAGTATTTCAGCAACGTTTCGGTAGTAGAATGCGTTTTCTTCGACGAGAAAAAGGCATTACACAAGAGCAATTAGCAGAATTTATAGGTAAGACAACTGAACACATCAGCTTTTTAGAGCGAGGTGAACGCTCTCCTTCATTTGAAGTAATTTTGGAGATAGCTAATGCTCTCAGTGTTTCAGTATCTTATTTAATGAATATTGATCAGCTAGATGATAATACTGAGATGCTGAATACGTTGATAGTTGCTCCTGTTTCTCCTAATCTGGTAGAACCAGTTGAAGAACCTATTACAAGCAAGGATGAGCGTAGTTCAGACATTGAGCGTTTAGAGTCTGCATTTCAAGGGATTCGAGAAATGCAAAAACTGGCAGATGAATATGGTATCAATGATATTTTGCAGGATAATGGTGGTAAAGTTCTACAGGTACTGATTCTTTTAGGCTTACGCATATCCCCCGGCAGAGAAGGAAATGATGCAATTGATGCTGATGGTAATGAATATGAATTAAAAACAATAAATCGCGCACTTAATAAAAATGCTGGTGTTACTACTCACCATCATCTTAATAGAGATATTCTCCATAAGTATCGCTCTGTGAAAGCATGGTATATAGCAATTTATGAAGGCATAGAATTAATTGAAATTTATAAAGTTGTACCATCTATACTTGAAGTGAAATTTAAGGAATGGGAGCTAAAGCTAGATAAGCAAGATTCAATTAATAATCCCAAGATACCAATGAAATTGGTTAGACAAGGTGAGCTTGTGTATTCTAAATACACAAACACACCACAGCAAACAAAATTGAATCTTTAAATTACATTAATTCAAGATTTTATATACCCAGATTAAGCTGTCTAGAATGTGTAATTTTCATTGTTTCCTTAATTTCTAGAAGTTGTGTAAATAATTTTTCTGAATCATCCATACTTTGATTAACATCCATAAATCTAAACGCAGAAGCAGCTAAATAAGAGGAATTTTGCTCAAAAGCAAGCCAATTTCTCTGTACAGCTTCCGCAGCAGCACCAGTAGTATTAGAACCTGCAAATATATCTAAAACTATATCTCCTGGTTCGGTGAGAAAATCAATAAAAAATGCCGGTAATTTTTGCGGAAACCTCGCAGGATGAGGTTTTATTCCTACATTTTTACACAATTTCATATAACGAGAATTGCTTTCTGTATTGGGAATTTGTAATAAATTAGGAGGAATAGCACCCCCATTATCATTAGCAAAAGCTGAACCTATATCATGTCCTGAAGGACGTTCTTTAGGTTTATAATATTTTTCAGGATTAGCTTGTAGCTTTTTCATCCTCTCAGAATAAGGAACAAGTACCTTACTCACATTCGCTTTCGGAAAATCAGTTTTTGACAACCACCAAATAGTATTAACTGCATCTTTAGCGCGAATTTTGCGTTTATTTACCCATTCAATAGGTGAAGGTAATTTTGCAGGATTATACCAAAAAAACTCCTCAGCTAACCTAAAATCTAACTCATCACATAATTTAATTAAAATGCGATAATTGTAAAGTGAACGTACAGGACGTTTGCTTTGATATGCTCCCCCTAAATCTATCACAAAACTTCCTTCAGGTTTCAGCACTCGATAGACTTTTTCACAGAAAGCAAACAACCAATTTACATATTCTTCCTGTTCAACATTTCCATAACTTTTTTCTCGTTGTAATGCAAAAGGAGGAGAAGTCATAACTAAATCAATAGAGTTTGATTCCAACTGATCTAATAATTCTAAAGCATCTCCCACATAAGCAGAACCATAATCTGTAGTGTATAAAGGTTTTGTCAACAAAATAGATGTCATTTGCAACAATTAATCTCAAAAATTAATTTCAAAAACTAGAATCAATTAATCAACTTATGAATATTATCCTCCCAATTTGCACCATCAAAAGGAACAACTTCAAAATTACCCATAACATCCCCATCTAAACATCGCACATTTACATCAATACAGTCGGGATGACTACGGGGAATATAAAAAGAATGAATACCACAAACTTTACAAAATTTATGTTTAGCAACACCCGTATTAAATTGATAAGTTGTTAAAACATCCTCACCTTGCAACAAAGTAAACTTATCTTTAGTGACAATTAAATGTAAAAAACCCTTTTTCCGACAAACTGAACAATTACAATCATCAACTTTATGTTTATCAACTATTACCTGAAAACGCACCGCCCCACAGTGACAACCACCTTCATAAGTGACAGTTTTATTAATATTTGTCCTCATCATTTATCACACCCAAAAAATTGATTTTTATTTATTTTTTATCTGCGTTCATCCGCGTACATCTGCGTTTAATCAAGATACTTATATAGCAACCCCACAAAAACCCCAGGAATTTCCAAATGTGGTAAAATCCCAGTATCAGCTATAGCTTGAAAATCCCTAATTGCACCTTTATTTAAACTTGCTAACCTCCTACCCAAATTAATATTAGTAAACTGCGCTTCCTCACCCCAGAAAAACACAGTTGGAACTTGCAACTGTTGAATAT contains:
- a CDS encoding Na+/H+ antiporter subunit E; the encoded protein is MIGHLILRLTIWFLLTADFSTTNIIIGVIIALILPRGYTSRAKLTEWVKVLGEVVVAVLVAFKEAFEIIINPHHHEEIIREKVKHKHSSLLVFMDIFLITFTPKTIVLNHDEEGFYEVHHIKPGRK
- a CDS encoding monovalent cation/H(+) antiporter subunit G — protein: MQNLVSIISYTCIGIGLFFWFWGTSHLVSNKSVLFKLHGLTVADTLGSMLMIVGILMKIPSKWPLLVLGIISLAIWNTMLGYVIAYCSTHDTTIEAENE
- a CDS encoding DUF4040 domain-containing protein — its product is MNDSYLYIIIALLPLTAGLLITQVNPYHALILRGVLGAIAALVDAVLGAADVALTEALMGTMLSVALYAIAVRSSLVLRLGVIENQSISENLISDFRSIFSKHYMRLELVPYNSHQCLQTALQEKEVHVTCAPILVSDESEQNYQTEIRVKRIYQIVESELSAPNTVINYVDVEASEEKH
- a CDS encoding Na(+)/H(+) antiporter subunit B: MKWVYILAGIALLVKMLFMSDAVSNLPEVLNGENDLSGIILLDKSITEKVVAESGVVNAVSGIIFRNRLYDTIFEVIVFTIAILGCNFLLANENPSCTIYQFKDRSSVILARLGATIAALVGIELAIRGHLSPGGGFAAGVAGGTAIGLIAITSSYQWMQEIYQRYHAAIWEKISVLVFIVLSVITLSGLELPHGELGTLFSGGILPILNIIVAVKVALGSWAVVLIFIRYRGLL
- a CDS encoding helix-turn-helix transcriptional regulator, with translation MTKTLHAIFEAIAHVENEQELQQAMMDTIGVHFGVQHWGISFLDNELLTGIEIPEIPAVCLEANPVGSYVLERHAPTHEQLILSPEDWKNFCTRHEHVMTGPIVCDGRLVGTLNFARDPGSLPFNNNDLADLSALCIHLSAKIATLRAKLKTAKPAVECPLTARELEIATLVAQGLTNGEIAAKLWITQNTVKQALKRMFKKLGVSARAEMVAKLQEYFVIRNS
- a CDS encoding DUF3386 domain-containing protein; protein product: MTVTQISAQELFRAAYENRYTWDQNFPGYTADITYKYDGQEYTGKIRIDGNLKWEVTEVENEAAKKAIDSQTWEIAVHRVRRTFEQTHGENTFSYGETDETGAVEIFVGGKSAGDKYKVRNDVVTLVHRHIHGVVVTINTFSVHETGAGYLSHTYDSVYHDPKTGVQKGGRSEFTDEYEKVGNYYILNRREIRTETEGNISIQEFIFGNLELLG
- a CDS encoding helix-turn-helix domain-containing protein gives rise to the protein MDYEVFQQRFGSRMRFLRREKGITQEQLAEFIGKTTEHISFLERGERSPSFEVILEIANALSVSVSYLMNIDQLDDNTEMLNTLIVAPVSPNLVEPVEEPITSKDERSSDIERLESAFQGIREMQKLADEYGINDILQDNGGKVLQVLILLGLRISPGREGNDAIDADGNEYELKTINRALNKNAGVTTHHHLNRDILHKYRSVKAWYIAIYEGIELIEIYKVVPSILEVKFKEWELKLDKQDSINNPKIPMKLVRQGELVYSKYTNTPQQTKLNL
- a CDS encoding DNA-methyltransferase, translated to MTSILLTKPLYTTDYGSAYVGDALELLDQLESNSIDLVMTSPPFALQREKSYGNVEQEEYVNWLFAFCEKVYRVLKPEGSFVIDLGGAYQSKRPVRSLYNYRILIKLCDELDFRLAEEFFWYNPAKLPSPIEWVNKRKIRAKDAVNTIWWLSKTDFPKANVSKVLVPYSERMKKLQANPEKYYKPKERPSGHDIGSAFANDNGGAIPPNLLQIPNTESNSRYMKLCKNVGIKPHPARFPQKLPAFFIDFLTEPGDIVLDIFAGSNTTGAAAEAVQRNWLAFEQNSSYLAASAFRFMDVNQSMDDSEKLFTQLLEIKETMKITHSRQLNLGI
- a CDS encoding GFA family protein, coding for MRTNINKTVTYEGGCHCGAVRFQVIVDKHKVDDCNCSVCRKKGFLHLIVTKDKFTLLQGEDVLTTYQFNTGVAKHKFCKVCGIHSFYIPRSHPDCIDVNVRCLDGDVMGNFEVVPFDGANWEDNIHKLIN